In Pseudobdellovibrionaceae bacterium, the following proteins share a genomic window:
- a CDS encoding ATP-binding protein: MKIFALNTSAYGDSWVEIEINLIPGLPRFSIIGLPDTALKEGVLRIKSALLAHGFEWPKNKEVIINLKPINSKKWNQNIELAILICFLHVTQQIKLKSSFNDDDSLLVLGDLNLMGQTTLSKDICARTFTNWKGKILTGCVLEPVLFDHYVIEHIGQLKNAALSFHKKASLQEIIRRPPSDRFLWTQEEARLISLLALGSFSALLAGVKGAGKTTLVKEVWRLLPAPNEHEFEEIGMQSKQCPEWRPLVFPHHTMPRVSLIGGGVPLKMGEVGRAHGGIMVLDEFLEFKKESIEVLREAMQSEEVEVSRLGQTHKFKTRFQALATTNLCPCGKWSGQEGHFVNCSRSLMTCKSYINRMIGPVMDRFHILWLKPYRIKGDAQTICSDDILRGLEEARAWRAKRPWGDRACNKLLVSEVQGMLTKRWLKDVYVFEGQSERRQQAFWQVARALADLDMVERIGEKHIREAYKWTCLDFGTLL, encoded by the coding sequence ATGAAAATTTTTGCGTTAAATACTTCTGCATACGGTGACTCTTGGGTCGAAATTGAAATCAATCTCATTCCTGGTCTTCCGCGTTTTTCCATTATAGGACTGCCTGACACGGCTTTGAAGGAGGGTGTACTGCGAATCAAGTCGGCTCTTTTGGCGCATGGTTTTGAGTGGCCAAAAAATAAAGAAGTGATCATCAATCTTAAACCTATCAATAGTAAAAAGTGGAATCAGAATATTGAACTCGCAATTTTAATTTGTTTTTTGCATGTGACACAGCAAATTAAACTCAAGTCCAGCTTTAATGATGATGATTCTCTATTAGTGTTGGGCGATCTGAATTTAATGGGACAAACCACTTTGTCTAAAGATATTTGTGCACGCACGTTCACAAATTGGAAAGGTAAAATTCTAACTGGTTGCGTTCTGGAACCAGTGTTGTTCGATCACTATGTGATTGAACATATCGGGCAATTAAAAAATGCAGCTTTGTCTTTTCATAAAAAAGCATCCTTGCAAGAGATCATCAGACGCCCTCCATCCGATCGTTTTTTATGGACGCAAGAAGAAGCTAGGCTCATCAGTCTTTTGGCTTTGGGATCTTTTTCGGCTTTGCTTGCAGGAGTAAAAGGTGCTGGCAAAACAACTCTTGTTAAGGAAGTGTGGCGACTTTTACCTGCGCCGAACGAACATGAGTTTGAAGAGATCGGGATGCAGTCCAAGCAGTGCCCTGAGTGGCGCCCTTTGGTTTTTCCTCATCACACCATGCCTAGGGTGTCGTTGATTGGCGGAGGTGTTCCTCTCAAGATGGGTGAAGTGGGGCGCGCGCATGGGGGCATTATGGTGTTAGATGAATTTCTGGAGTTTAAAAAAGAAAGCATAGAGGTTTTACGTGAGGCCATGCAATCAGAAGAGGTGGAAGTTTCTAGGTTAGGGCAGACCCATAAATTTAAGACAAGGTTTCAAGCTTTGGCGACAACTAATCTTTGTCCTTGTGGGAAGTGGTCAGGACAAGAAGGGCATTTTGTAAATTGCTCTAGAAGCCTTATGACTTGTAAGTCCTATATCAATCGGATGATTGGCCCCGTGATGGATCGGTTTCATATTTTATGGTTAAAGCCGTATCGGATTAAAGGAGATGCTCAAACAATATGCAGCGATGATATTTTAAGAGGGCTCGAAGAGGCTAGAGCGTGGAGGGCTAAGAGACCTTGGGGAGATCGGGCGTGCAATAAACTTTTGGTTTCTGAGGTTCAGGGTATGTTGACCAAAAGGTGGTTAAAAGACGTTTACGTTTTTGAGGGCCAATCGGAGCGACGCCAACAGGCGTTTTGGCAGGTGGCCAGAGCTTTAGCCGATTTGGATATGGTGGAGCGTATCGGGGAAAAGCACATACGTGAGGCTTACAAATGGACCTGTTTGGACTTTGGAACCTTGCTGTAA
- a CDS encoding tyrosine-type recombinase/integrase has protein sequence MLHNISMLAFWSEFFEELEFVRGRSKNTIQSYRRDLELYESFLKKHKDIHYFYAFMKGQGLSDRSQARVISSLRTYFKFCESKGKDSPELRSLKLPKVKKTIPKTITPAQFEMLFQAAAVPQETLKTERNQLVLLLLFGLGCRVTELIQIELNDVDLQEGYVKILGKGNKERLVPLTESLLTKVKVYLEEARPSLVKNKTVKTLLVNERGKALSRIDIWRWLAAWSQRAGFKEVIHPHQLRHACATTLLEQGADLRSIQILLGHTSIQTTQVYTQVTTRKLNKEVDAKHPLSHYKD, from the coding sequence ATGTTACATAATATTTCTATGCTTGCATTTTGGTCTGAATTTTTTGAAGAGTTGGAGTTTGTAAGAGGGCGATCGAAAAATACGATTCAATCTTACCGTAGGGATTTAGAACTTTACGAGTCTTTTTTAAAAAAGCATAAAGACATTCATTACTTTTATGCTTTTATGAAGGGTCAAGGCCTCAGTGATAGATCACAAGCTAGAGTGATCAGCAGTTTAAGAACCTATTTTAAGTTTTGTGAGTCTAAGGGTAAGGACTCCCCAGAACTTCGTTCCTTAAAGTTACCTAAAGTCAAAAAGACCATACCCAAAACTATCACGCCAGCACAGTTTGAGATGCTCTTTCAAGCGGCTGCCGTCCCACAAGAGACACTTAAGACTGAACGTAATCAATTGGTCTTACTTTTACTTTTTGGCCTAGGCTGTAGGGTGACAGAGTTAATTCAGATCGAACTTAATGATGTGGATTTACAAGAAGGTTATGTCAAAATTTTAGGTAAGGGAAATAAGGAGCGGCTTGTCCCTTTAACAGAGAGTTTACTTACCAAAGTGAAAGTCTATCTTGAGGAAGCAAGACCAAGTTTGGTTAAAAACAAAACCGTGAAGACTCTTTTGGTGAATGAAAGAGGGAAGGCCTTATCTCGCATAGACATTTGGAGATGGTTGGCGGCATGGTCTCAACGTGCAGGCTTTAAAGAAGTGATACATCCCCATCAATTGCGCCATGCCTGTGCTACAACCCTGTTGGAGCAAGGAGCAGACCTTAGAAGTATTCAAATTTTGTTGGGACACACTTCTATCCAGACCACTCAAGTGTACACTCAGGTCACTACCAGGAAGCTAAATAAAGAAGTGGATGCTAAGCATCCACTTTCTCACTATAAAGACTAG
- a CDS encoding helix-turn-helix domain-containing protein, with translation MKTKIALPYSRKIGRFFQDHRIKAGLSQSELANALGVNKQLISNWERGLCSPRMDHVGKIIKLTKIPKAKLLTILLDQSEAEIRKSIRA, from the coding sequence ATGAAAACAAAAATAGCATTACCATACTCAAGAAAAATCGGACGCTTCTTCCAAGACCATCGCATCAAAGCAGGCTTAAGCCAAAGCGAACTTGCGAATGCACTTGGAGTAAACAAGCAACTCATCAGCAACTGGGAGCGCGGTCTGTGCAGCCCAAGAATGGATCATGTAGGCAAAATCATTAAGCTTACTAAGATTCCAAAAGCTAAGCTGTTGACTATTTTGTTAGATCAATCAGAAGCAGAAATCCGTAAATCTATTCGCGCATAG